One stretch of Bombus pascuorum chromosome 14, iyBomPasc1.1, whole genome shotgun sequence DNA includes these proteins:
- the LOC132914056 gene encoding transcription elongation factor SPT5 yields the protein MSDSEASNLSDNESDREVGGSESDQEENRSVKSAAGSDGGNAGERSRSVSRSRSPSRSRSRSPSRWRSRSRSASGSEDGRGDEAEEARSGDEEVEPEEEPEGEDLDGSSEYDEEEEEEDDDRPRKKRRKDKYRDFIIDEAEVDDEVEDDEEWEEGAQEIGIVGNEVDELGPTAREIEGRRRGTNLWDSQKEDEIEEYLRKKYADESIATRHFGDGGEEMSDEITQQTLLPGVKDPNLWMVKCRIGEEKATVLLLMRKFITYQYSNEPLQIKSIVAPEGVKGYIYIEAYKQPHVKAAIENVGNLRMGIWKQQMVPIKEMTDVLRVVKEQTGLKAKQWVRLKRGIYKDDIAQVDYVDLAQNQVHLKLLPRIDYTRPRGALRTAQSESEALKRKRKRRPTAKPFDPEAIRAIGGEVTSDGDFLIFEGNRYSRKGFLYKNFTTSAIIAEGVKPTLSELERFEEAPEGVELDLSGTQGTGAGNKEDATVTHSFSTGDNVEVCEGELINLQGKIVSIDGNMIMVMPKHEELREALEFQASELRKYFTMGDHVKVVAGRYEGDTGLIVRVEQNRVVLFSDLSMHELEVLPRDLQLCSDMATGVDSLGQFQWGDLVQLDAQTVGVIVRLERENFHVLSMHGKVIEARPQGLTKRRENRNAVALDSQQNTIQRKDIVKVVDGPHAGRGGEIKHLYRSFAFLHSRMFVDNGGIFVCKTRHLQLSGGNKSNISAVSPVTGFMSPRIASPMHPSGGGFGRGGGGGRGRGRGGGARRDRELIGTTIKITGGPYKGNVGIVKDATETTARVELHSTCQTISVDRSHIANVAVLTKDGGFSSYNRTPAYGGGQTPMYARDGSKTPMHGSQTPMYENGSRTPHYGSMTPSHDGSRTPGQSGAWDPAVTNTPARTNDFDGYSMEEGGSPGYAPGYPSTGPFTPQTPGTMYGSEQSFSSYQPSPSPAGSATASPSPTGYVATPSPSGTGYTTSPHGAFATPSPMGYSPMTPGVAGSPYNPQTPGAGLDTSVGSGIIGGAEWHTTDIEVRIRDSHQDPALAGQQGVIRGISGGMCSIFLPVEDRVVNLICEDVEPVVPSRGDRVKVIIGEDREAVGTLLSIDNQEGVVKLNKDEVKMLHLRFLCKMKASNT from the exons ATGTCGGATTCAGAGGCGAGCAATCTATCAGACAATGAAAGCGATCGAGAAGTTGGTGGCAGCGAAAGTGATCAAGAAGAGAACCGTTCAGTGAAATCCGCAGCTGGCAGCGATGGTGGAAACGCTGGTGAAAGATCACGTAGCGTCTCTCGCAGTAGAAGTCCGTCCAGGTCGCGATCGAGGAGTCCATCCAGGTGGCGATCACGGTCTCGATCAGCCAGCGG TTCGGAGGATGGTAGAGGAGATGAAGCAGAGGAAGCAAGATCTGGTGATGAAGAGGTGGAGCCTGAGGAAGAACCTGAAG GGGAAGATTTGGATGGAAGTAGCGAATATGatgaggaagaagaagaggaggatgaTGATAGACCTCgtaagaaaaggagaaaagataaatatcgCGATTTTATCATAGACGAAGCTGAAGTAGATGATGAAGTTGAAGATGATGAGGAATGGGAAGAAGGTGCCCAAGAAATTGGTATTGTTGGAAATGAAGTGGACGAGTTGGGTCCTACTGCCAGAGAAATTGAAGGCAGACGTAGAGGAACTAATCTTTGGGA TTCTCAGAAGGAAGATGAAATAGAAGAGTATCTTAGAAAAAAGTATGCAGATGAATCTATTGCTACTCGGCATTTTGGTGATGGCGGTGAAGAAATGAGCGATGAAATTACACAACAAACTTTACTGCCAGGTGTAAAAGATCCAAATCTGTGGATGGTAAAATGCCGTATTGGAGAAGAAAAAGCAACAGTACTGTTGTTAATGcgaaaatttataacatacCAATATTCAA ATGAACCTCTTCAAATAAAATCTATTGTTGCACCTGAAGGAGTAAAGGGTTATATTTACATAGAAGCATACAAACAACCACACGTAAAGGCAGCTATCGAAAACGTAGGAAATCTAAGAATGGGTATTTGGAAACAACAGATGGTACCGATCAAAGAAATGACCGATGTGTTACGTGTAGTTAAAGAACAGACAGGCTTAAAAGCGAAACAATGGGTTAGACTAAAAAGAGGCATTTATAAAGATGACATAGCTCAAGTTGACTACGTTGACTTGGCACAGAATCAGGTTCATTTGAAATTGTTGCCCAGAATTGATTATACTAGACCACGTGGAGCTTTGAGAACAGCACAAAGCGAATCTGAAGCTTTAAAAcgcaagagaaaaagaagaccAACAGCCAAACCGTTTGACCCCGAAGCAATTCGTGCTATCGGAGGAGAAGTCACTAGCGATGGTGACTTCTTGATTTTCGAAGGAAATAGATATAGTAGAAAAGG atttttgtataaaaattttacgacAAGTGCGATTATCGCAGAAGGTGTGAAACCAACATTATCTGAACTAGAAAGATTCGAGGAGGCTCCCGAGGGCGTTGAATTAGATTTAAGCGGGACTCAAGGAACTGGTGCGGGTAATAAAGAAGATGCGACGGTGACCCATTCCTTCAGCACAGGGGACAATGTCGAAGTATGCGAGGGAGAATTGATTAACTTGCAAGGAAAAATTGTCTCTATAGATGGAAACATGATTATGGTTATGCCAAAACATGAGGAGCTTAGAGAAGCTTTAGAATTTCAAGCGTCTgaattacgaaaatatttcactatGGGCGACCACGTTAAG GTTGTTGCAGGAAGATATGAGGGCGATACTGGTTTAATAGTTCGAGTCGAACAAAATAGAGTAGTTTTGTTTTCTGATCTTTCAATGCATGAATTAGAAGTGCTTCCGAGAGATCTACAACTTTGTTCGGATATGGCAACTGGAGTAGACAGTTTAGGTCAATTCCAGTGGGGTGATTTAGTACAGTTGGACGCACAAACCGTGGGTGTAATTGTTCGATTGGAGCGTGAAAATTTTCATGTACTTTCAATGCATGGCAAGGTTATAGAAGCTAGACCTCAGGGACTCACAAAGAGACGCGAGAATAGAAATGCGGTGGCATTAGACTCACAACAGAACACTATACAAAGGAAAGACATTGTCAAAGTGGTAGATGGTCCACACGCTGGAAGGGGTGgagaaataaaacatttgtaCAGAAGCTTTGCATTTTTGCATTCGCGAATGTTCGTTGACAACGGTGGAATTTTCGTTTGCAAAACGAGACATTTGCAACTTTCTGGTGGAAATAAGTCCAACATATCGGCTGTGTCACCTGTGACAGGATTCATGTCGCCAAGAATAGCATCGCCAATGCATCCTAGTGG aggTGGCTTCGGAAGAGGTGGCGGAGGTGGAAGAGGCAGAGGTCGTGGTGGTGGAGCCAGACGCGATAGAGAATTGATAGGAACTACTATCAAAATAACTGGCGGACCGTATAAGGGAAATGTTGGAATAGTAAAAGATGCTACAGAGACAACTGCTCGTGTAGAATTACACTCCACCTGTCAGACCATCTCCGTGGACAGGTCTCACATTGCGAACGTTGCTGTACTCACAAAGGATGGTGGTTTCAGCAGCTACAACAGGACACCAGCATATGGTGGTGGACAGACACCCATGTATGCTAGAGATGGATCGAAAACACCCATGCATGGCTCTCAAACACCAATGTACGAAA ATGGTTCTCGTACACCTCATTATGGCTCGATGACGCCATCCCACGATGGTTCACGCACACCAGGACAATCTGGTGCCTGGGATCCAGCTGTTACCAATACTCCTGCCAGGACGAACGACTTCGATGGATACAGTATGGAAGAAGGCGGATCTCCAGGTTATGCGCCAGGTTATCCTTCAACTGGACCATTCACGCCACAAACGCCTGGCACGATGTACGGTTCAGAGCAGAGCTTCAGTTCGTATCAACCGAGTCCTAGCCCGGCAGGAAGTGCCACTGCAAGTCCTAGTCCTACAGGATATGTTGCAACTCCCTCGCCAAGTGGTACTGGATATACTACTAGCCCGCATGGAGCTTTTGCCACGCCTTCACCCATGGGTTACAGTCCTATGACTCCAG GAGTTGCAGGTAGCCCATACAATCCACAGACACCAGGCGCCGGTCTAGATACAAGCGTCGGTTCCGGAATCATTGGAGGAGCCGAATGGCACACAACAGATATTGAAGTTCGAATTCGTGACTCTCATCAAGATCCTGCGTTAGCTGGCCAGCAAGGTGTTATTCGGGGAATATCC GGTGGCATGTGTTCAATCTTCCTACCTGTAGAAGACAGAGTAGTGAATTTGATTTGCGAGGACGTAGAACCGGTAGTTCCATCACGAGGTGACCGAGTCAAAGTGATTATCGGAGAAGACAGAGAAGCAGTAGGTACTCTGCTATCCATAGATAACCAAGAAGGTGTAGTGAAATTGAACAAGGATGAAGTGAAAATGTTACACTTGCGTTTTTTGTGCAAGATGAAGGCATcgaatacataa
- the LOC132914058 gene encoding uncharacterized protein LOC132914058, producing MGVNTFKHEQNIGTVLFEKSDTAKHCWTTEEFIILNSRRMFQDLLPKVKVLNYENDRYIALLMDYFHICLENVRKLSIGKTKHLMLKALADTMGGYLQVYILPLTKHSYYAGNVKYRNARKLFELYEQLKVFLRSNGAGWLNPSKKIKQTKIQAIVITSPKSSSVACDGVITYSASSIANRRETKRFTFKQKKRHVPKHKIKSTNTRHKDEFDRDNESIIIPLPFLDDDTQPNSIALPFKKNTLQSLYSERSTFALVKYYIASVKCIVSKSKEKSELEAFNREFYDWLQQSVQRHLDDEKWYPAFGGVLRVIASLEEAGAGTGPTKGAKSGTYEIMPKIGAQQTIEPEEAVSPLYKEEETGVPLGTAELISIAVVSALLVWLLVGLSLVCYRFLMKHSDECVSYEPQDPPVAVLYENKEYCQPDTCPTQSPRKSLLERIKNYWKNRFGKCHGGCQDRMDEERCLAAISYTSKDTIDVSHSSRSYQKRKINKSVSAMLSCHRKEHVPIRKVCYSSDGSLTTNTESPESKPR from the exons ATGGGTGTTAATACTTTCAAACATGAACAAAACATTGGCACGGTGTTATTTGAGAAAAGTGATACAGCTAAACATTGTTGGACCACGGAGGAATTTATTATCTTGAATAGTCGACGAATGTTTCAAGATCTCTTACCAAAG GTGAAAGTTCTAAATTATGAGAACGATCGGTACATCGCGCTGCTGATGGATTACTTTCACATTTGTCTGGAAAACGTGCGTAAGCTGTCGATAGGAAAAACGAAGCACCTGATGCTGAAAGCCCTGGCGGACACGATGGGCGGTTACTTGCAGGTTTACATTTTGCCCCTCACCAAACACTCCTATTACGCGGGCAACGTAAAGTACCGAAATGCTAGAAAACTATTCGAACTGTACGAACAGCTGAAAGTTTTTTTACGAAGCAACGGAGCTGGTTGGCTAAATCCTTCGAAGAAGATAAAACAGACGAAGATTCAAGCGATAGTGATTACGTCGCCGAAATCGTCGTCGGTTGCGTGCGACGGCGTTATTACTTACTCTGCAT cTTCGATCGCTAACAGACGAGAGACGAAACGTTTCACGTTCAAGCAGAAAAAGAGGCATGTTCCGAAgcacaaaattaaaagtacaaaTACGA GGCACAAAGATGAATTTGATCGAGATAACGAATCGATTATCATTCCTCTTCCTTTCCTGGACGACGATACACAGCCAAATAG tATCGCGTTACCTTTTAAGAAGAACACCTTGCAGTCTTTATATAGTGAACGATCGACTTTTGCATTGGTCAAATACTACATAGCTAGCGTGAAGTGCATCGTCtcgaaatcgaaagaaaaatctgaGTTGGAGGCCTTCAATCGGGAGTTTTATGATTGGCTGCAGCAATCC GTGCAACGACACCTTGATGATGAGAAATGGTACCCGGCGTTCGGCGGTGTATTGAGGGTGATCGCCTCGTTGGAGGAAGCAG GCGCGGGAACCGGTCCCACGAAGGGAGCAAAAAGCGGAACGTATGAGATTATGCCCAAAATAGGCGCGCAACAAACTATTGAGCCCGAGGAAGCCGTATCACCTCTGTACAAAG AAGAGGAAACGGGAGTCCCACTAGGAACGGCCGAATTAATATCGATTGCAGTGGTGAGCGCGTTACTAGTGTGGTTGTTGGTAGGCTTGAGCTTGGTCTGCTACAGATTCCTTATGAAACACTCGGACGAGTGCGTCTCGTATGAACCACAGGATCCTCC aGTTGCTGTTTTgtacgaaaataaagaatactGCCAACCTGATACGTGTCCAACACAATCACCTCGTAAGAGTTTGCTGGaaagaattaagaattattgGAAGAACAGGTTTGGTAAATGTCATGGAGGTTGTCAAGATCGTATGGACGAGGAACGTTGTTTAGCCGCAATTAGTTATACTAGCAAAGACACGATCGACGTTAGTCATAGTAGCAGAAGTTATCA gaaaaggaaaataaacaaatcgGTTTCAGCGATGTTATCGTGTCATCGAAAGGAGCATGTGCCCATCAGA AAAGTTTGTTATAGTTCGGATGGCTCGTTAACCACGAATACGGAGAGTCCGGAGAGCAAACCCAGATAA